Proteins from a genomic interval of Clostridium sp. AN503:
- a CDS encoding GTPase → MEKANVLVMGNSGTGKSTLINAVFKFDRAKTGDGPAVTREMAIYENDLVPFRVIDTRGLEYGLIEQMKTRNAIKKWSKTSVKSQDKKRYIHLIWYCLDATSKRVFKKNLETLKNVSKLWKDIPIIVVLTKSYSQTERVDNEAMVRAALDNYTKSSLNVKGIVSVVARPYRINDEVIVPPVGLEDLIEMTNQVMPEALRLNETAVSALQMRIRRGNANALIGAATVSASLIGAIPIPIADSALLVPLQSGLVIGIAKIYGVKKDDSGVKDIAEIVVQSGMVSVGAKTLLSGLKAIPGINIAADLLNAAVAGVITAVVGEIAATVMEKIARGELSAEDLDWVKKFADSEFSRLIAGYLGGLGKELNGKDAKEIGKVIVRLFEGKRKG, encoded by the coding sequence ATGGAGAAAGCCAATGTATTGGTCATGGGGAATTCAGGCACGGGAAAGAGCACGCTGATCAATGCGGTGTTCAAATTCGACCGGGCGAAAACGGGGGACGGCCCGGCGGTCACCCGGGAAATGGCGATCTATGAGAATGATCTGGTGCCTTTTCGCGTGATTGACACGAGAGGGCTGGAGTATGGGCTGATCGAACAGATGAAGACCAGGAACGCCATTAAGAAGTGGTCTAAGACCAGCGTGAAGTCGCAGGACAAGAAACGGTATATCCATTTGATATGGTATTGTCTGGATGCGACATCGAAGCGGGTGTTTAAGAAGAATCTGGAGACGCTTAAAAATGTCTCGAAGTTATGGAAGGATATTCCCATCATTGTTGTTCTGACGAAATCTTATTCTCAAACGGAGCGGGTGGATAATGAGGCGATGGTTCGGGCGGCTTTGGACAATTATACGAAAAGCAGTTTGAATGTGAAGGGGATCGTTTCGGTGGTGGCGCGTCCATATCGGATCAATGATGAGGTGATCGTGCCGCCGGTGGGGCTTGAGGATCTGATTGAGATGACCAATCAGGTGATGCCGGAGGCGCTGCGGCTGAATGAGACGGCGGTCTCTGCGCTTCAGATGCGGATCAGGCGGGGGAATGCCAATGCACTGATCGGTGCCGCGACGGTCAGCGCGTCTTTGATCGGTGCGATTCCCATACCGATCGCGGATTCTGCGCTGTTGGTGCCGCTGCAGTCAGGGCTGGTGATCGGGATTGCAAAGATTTATGGAGTGAAGAAGGATGATTCGGGGGTTAAGGATATCGCCGAGATCGTGGTGCAGAGCGGGATGGTGTCGGTGGGCGCAAAGACGCTTTTGTCCGGGTTAAAGGCGATCCCGGGGATCAATATTGCGGCGGATCTGTTGAATGCGGCGGTGGCGGGAGTGATCACGGCTGTGGTGGGGGAGATCGCTGCCACGGTCATGGAGAAGATCGCCAGGGGTGAATTGAGTGCGGAGGATCTGGATTGGGTGAAGAAGTTTGCGGACAGCGAGTTTTCAAGGTTGATCGCCGGGTATCTGGGGGGACTTGGTAAGGAGTTGAATGGGAAGGACGCGAAGGAGATTGGGAAGGTGATTGTTCGGTTGTTTGAGGGGAAGAGGAAAGGGTGA
- a CDS encoding MBOAT family O-acyltransferase has protein sequence MVFSSPVFLFLFLPFTLLLYGVAAKTGSIRVKNGVLLFCSVCFYGYGGLSYLGLLFLSVLVNWIVGIMLERQEDGGRRKLVFIAGIVWNVGILVVFKYLNLLGDSAAWLIGTVTGGQVESVIPNIVLPIGISFFTFQIMSYVIDVYRKQVPCQKSLMDLALYVMLFPQLIAGPIVRYIDVEREIGNRSSRLEDVYEGVFRFLVGFIKKILLANAMGKAADLAFAKDPGVGMVYAWIGIVCYGLQIYLDFWAYSDMAIGLGRIFGFHFRENFDNPYLSKSVSEFWRRWHISLSSWFRDYVYIPLGGSRCSLGKNCRNYLIVFALTGIWHGASWNFLLWGLYFAVFLILEKIGVKKALERIPAVLRRMYTLFVVGIGWVLFRADNLGLAVGYLGDMFSGKLVGTYDRELAELVVGGKFILLFVVSVLFCTPFFTKAHEKLKEKGLAAVSDTVVAVLFFLAVCEMMASGYNPFIYFRF, from the coding sequence ATGGTATTTTCATCACCTGTATTTTTATTTTTGTTTCTGCCGTTTACCCTGCTGCTTTATGGAGTGGCGGCGAAGACGGGCAGCATCCGCGTGAAAAATGGCGTGCTGCTGTTTTGTTCGGTGTGTTTTTATGGATACGGCGGGCTTTCCTATCTGGGGCTTTTGTTCCTCTCGGTGCTGGTGAACTGGATCGTGGGTATCATGCTGGAGAGGCAGGAAGACGGCGGACGGCGGAAGCTTGTGTTTATCGCCGGGATCGTCTGGAATGTGGGGATCCTGGTGGTTTTTAAATACTTAAATTTATTGGGGGATTCGGCTGCATGGCTGATAGGTACGGTGACGGGCGGTCAGGTGGAGTCTGTGATTCCCAATATCGTGCTGCCGATCGGGATCTCCTTTTTTACGTTCCAGATCATGTCTTACGTGATCGATGTGTACCGGAAACAGGTGCCCTGCCAGAAAAGCCTGATGGATCTGGCGCTGTATGTGATGCTGTTTCCCCAGTTGATCGCGGGGCCGATCGTGCGATATATCGATGTGGAGCGGGAGATCGGAAACCGAAGCTCCAGGCTTGAGGATGTGTACGAAGGCGTATTCCGGTTCCTGGTGGGATTTATCAAGAAGATCCTGCTGGCTAATGCCATGGGGAAGGCGGCGGATCTGGCGTTTGCCAAGGATCCGGGTGTGGGGATGGTCTATGCCTGGATCGGGATCGTCTGCTACGGGCTTCAGATCTATCTGGATTTCTGGGCCTATTCTGATATGGCGATCGGGTTGGGAAGGATATTCGGATTCCATTTCCGGGAGAATTTTGACAATCCTTATTTATCGAAAAGCGTCAGTGAATTTTGGCGCAGATGGCATATCTCGCTGTCCTCCTGGTTCCGGGATTACGTGTATATCCCGCTGGGAGGGAGCCGGTGCAGCCTGGGGAAAAACTGCCGGAACTATCTGATCGTGTTTGCCCTTACGGGCATCTGGCATGGGGCCAGTTGGAATTTCCTTCTGTGGGGGCTTTATTTTGCGGTGTTTCTGATCCTGGAAAAGATCGGGGTTAAGAAGGCGCTGGAGCGGATTCCGGCAGTTTTACGTCGTATGTATACGCTTTTTGTGGTTGGGATCGGCTGGGTTCTGTTCCGGGCGGATAACCTGGGGCTGGCGGTCGGATATCTGGGGGATATGTTTTCCGGAAAGCTGGTCGGGACCTATGACCGGGAACTGGCGGAGCTGGTCGTGGGAGGTAAATTTATCCTGCTGTTTGTGGTTTCCGTCCTGTTCTGTACGCCGTTTTTTACGAAGGCGCATGAAAAGCTTAAGGAAAAGGGACTGGCTGCTGTTTCGGATACGGTAGTGGCGGTGTTATTCTTCCTGGCGGTCTGCGAGATGATGGCGAGCGGCTACAATCCGTTTATTTATTTCAGGTTTTAG
- a CDS encoding GIY-YIG nuclease family protein: METNYMYLLECADGSLYCGWTNHLEERVRAHNEGRGAKYTKSRRPVTLVYYEEFATKQEAMQREWAVKQLDRKKKRELIDGQRIAGL; this comes from the coding sequence ATGGAGACGAATTACATGTATCTTCTGGAGTGCGCCGACGGTAGCCTGTACTGCGGCTGGACCAACCATCTTGAGGAGCGGGTGCGGGCACACAATGAGGGACGGGGCGCCAAATATACAAAAAGCCGGAGGCCGGTGACGCTGGTTTACTATGAGGAGTTTGCCACGAAGCAGGAGGCCATGCAGCGGGAGTGGGCGGTGAAGCAGTTGGACAGGAAGAAGAAGAGGGAGCTGATTGACGGGCAGAGGATAGCGGGCTTATGA